One genomic segment of Marinitoga piezophila KA3 includes these proteins:
- a CDS encoding ABC transporter permease subunit → MIIKKEIHSTLKSLIIWAIVLISFAWMIAPFIDYVLNDSQSLKEFINMMPKFMLKAFTDNIDSLFTPQGFFNVKIMMMAEIFTAIFSIMTAASIFAHEFEKKTIEYILIKPINRKQLYQKKVYALFLIYLIFAMIFWISILILFKIYVHYPYDVKILSSFALYLFVTEVFFGSITAMLSVIYQRNFMPISITMGIFVFMLIGDMLGNVMESINWIRYFSIFKYISSNSTVATGKIYLFNSLIIIIISIGLIFTGQYIFEKKDISI, encoded by the coding sequence ATGATTATAAAAAAGGAAATACACTCTACCCTTAAAAGTTTAATAATATGGGCTATTGTATTAATTTCATTTGCGTGGATGATAGCACCTTTTATAGATTATGTATTAAATGATTCTCAGAGTTTAAAGGAATTTATAAATATGATGCCAAAATTTATGTTAAAAGCATTTACGGATAATATAGATTCTTTATTTACACCACAGGGATTTTTTAATGTAAAAATTATGATGATGGCAGAGATATTTACCGCAATATTTTCAATAATGACGGCCGCTTCAATATTTGCACATGAATTTGAAAAAAAGACTATTGAATATATATTAATAAAACCTATAAATAGAAAACAGTTATATCAGAAAAAAGTTTATGCGCTATTCTTGATTTATCTGATTTTTGCCATGATTTTCTGGATAAGTATATTAATTCTCTTTAAAATTTATGTTCATTATCCATATGATGTTAAAATCCTTTCTTCTTTTGCATTATATCTCTTTGTAACAGAGGTTTTCTTTGGTTCTATTACAGCAATGCTTTCTGTAATATATCAGAGGAATTTTATGCCTATTTCAATTACCATGGGAATATTTGTCTTTATGCTTATAGGCGATATGCTTGGAAATGTAATGGAATCAATTAATTGGATACGATATTTCAGCATTTTTAAATATATCTCTTCTAATTCTACAGTGGCAACAGGAAAAATTTATTTATTCAATTCGCTAATTATAATAATAATTAGTATTGGCTTAATATTCACAGGGCAGTATATTTTTGAAAAAAAAGACATATCCATTTAA
- a CDS encoding ABC transporter ATP-binding protein, with product MLIKTENLTKVYKNEGIEVHALKGVNLEIAEGEMVSILGPSGSGKSTLLNCLSGIDSPTSGKVIIDGVDITTLSDDRLTEFRAKYMGFIFQFFNLIPVLNAVENVELPLLIQGYSEKDAREAAEEMLIEVGLKDRMKNFPNMLSGGEAQRVAIARALVTKPKIVWADEPTGALDTKTGMNIMNLIQELNEKNNQTFVIVTHDPRITEYTQKTFEMDSGILRLKSSND from the coding sequence ATGCTAATAAAAACTGAAAATCTTACAAAGGTATATAAAAATGAGGGTATAGAAGTTCACGCGCTTAAAGGAGTTAATTTAGAAATTGCTGAGGGCGAAATGGTTTCTATTTTAGGTCCATCAGGTTCTGGAAAATCTACACTCTTAAATTGTTTATCTGGCATTGATTCGCCTACATCAGGTAAGGTGATTATAGATGGAGTTGATATAACAACTTTAAGCGATGATAGATTAACAGAATTTAGGGCAAAATATATGGGTTTTATTTTCCAGTTTTTTAATTTAATACCGGTATTAAATGCTGTTGAGAATGTAGAGCTTCCTTTATTAATTCAGGGATATAGTGAAAAAGACGCAAGAGAAGCTGCAGAAGAAATGCTTATAGAGGTTGGATTAAAGGATAGAATGAAGAATTTTCCAAATATGCTTAGTGGCGGCGAGGCCCAAAGGGTTGCAATTGCAAGAGCTCTTGTTACAAAACCCAAAATAGTCTGGGCAGATGAACCAACAGGAGCTCTTGATACTAAAACAGGAATGAATATAATGAATTTAATACAGGAATTAAATGAAAAAAACAATCAAACTTTTGTTATTGTTACGCATGATCCAAGAATTACAGAATATACACAGAAAACATTTGAAATGGATAGTGGAATTTTAAGATTAAAATCATCTAATGATTAA
- a CDS encoding metallophosphoesterase, which translates to MWLVVSDTHDNMHKMKEIEKIIERENITAVFHCGDFVAPFILPYIIKENIEFYGVFGNNDGEKLLLSERSNGRILPGPRIIEVEGKKIMMMHEPFALEAAEKSGLYDFIFFGHTHEIVHRVTGKSVIVNPGEASGWLTGRATVALVDPKDGEVNIMEI; encoded by the coding sequence ATGTGGTTGGTAGTCTCTGATACACATGATAACATGCATAAAATGAAAGAAATAGAAAAGATAATAGAAAGAGAAAATATAACCGCTGTATTTCATTGCGGAGATTTTGTAGCACCATTTATTCTGCCATATATAATAAAAGAAAATATAGAATTTTATGGCGTTTTTGGAAATAATGACGGTGAAAAATTATTACTTTCTGAACGTTCAAATGGCAGAATATTACCTGGACCAAGAATTATTGAAGTTGAAGGTAAAAAAATTATGATGATGCATGAACCTTTTGCTCTTGAAGCAGCTGAAAAAAGTGGGTTATATGACTTCATATTCTTTGGACATACGCATGAAATTGTTCATCGAGTAACTGGAAAAAGTGTAATCGTAAATCCAGGAGAAGCCTCAGGATGGCTTACAGGAAGGGCAACAGTGGCGCTTGTTGATCCAAAGGACGGAGAAGTAAATATAATGGAGATATAA
- a CDS encoding ABC transporter permease subunit yields the protein MGLIKKEFKDTFKGLIIWNIIFILFSGLYIPFTDKMTEKSDVISRFFNSIPRTFLKAFNISDMEMFLKPEGFFGSEGMAIVFIFAAVYSIMLVSKSFAGEFDNGTIEYLLIKPYSRFKIFFSKLLVMFFNITVIAAIFTVTIVWMFKFFVASNYNVEILYGFGFYTYVVEIFFISFTLFLSFTIKKGSLVNSIAMGILFLMYFGYTLLEDIKGLSFLSYISVFKYIPLVATVKNNTVYYQNGIFIILLSIVLLIVSALWFNKEDISLA from the coding sequence ATGGGATTAATAAAAAAAGAATTTAAGGATACTTTTAAAGGGTTAATTATATGGAATATTATATTTATTTTATTTTCTGGATTATATATACCCTTTACTGATAAAATGACTGAAAAATCAGATGTTATAAGCAGATTTTTTAATTCCATACCCAGAACATTTTTAAAAGCTTTTAATATATCAGATATGGAAATGTTTTTGAAACCAGAAGGTTTTTTTGGTTCAGAAGGTATGGCCATAGTTTTTATTTTTGCTGCAGTTTATTCAATTATGCTTGTATCAAAAAGTTTTGCCGGTGAATTCGATAACGGTACAATTGAATATTTATTAATAAAACCATATTCAAGATTTAAGATTTTTTTTAGCAAATTATTGGTTATGTTTTTTAATATTACTGTTATAGCTGCAATCTTCACAGTAACGATAGTATGGATGTTTAAATTTTTTGTTGCTTCTAATTATAACGTTGAAATATTATATGGCTTTGGTTTTTATACATATGTTGTTGAAATATTCTTTATTTCTTTTACATTATTTCTTTCTTTCACAATAAAAAAAGGGTCTCTGGTAAATTCCATTGCAATGGGAATTTTATTCCTTATGTATTTTGGTTATACATTGCTTGAAGATATAAAAGGTTTATCTTTTTTAAGTTATATCAGTGTATTTAAATACATTCCACTTGTTGCTACAGTAAAAAATAATACTGTTTATTATCAAAACGGGATATTTATTATTCTCTTAAGTATTGTTTTATTAATAGTTTCCGCTTTATGGTTCAATAAAGAAGATATTTCTTTAGCGTAG
- a CDS encoding rod shape-determining protein, producing the protein MAKHDLGIDLGTATFIVYKKNEGVIINEPSVVAVDKLTNTITGFGSEVKAMVGKTPYGIEIIRPMQDGVIAYPSLIEQLLRYFIKQAKTGFFPSKPNLVIGIPARTTDVERRAVKDAAEKVGANKAYLVLEPIIAAIGIGLDITKPNGHLIVDIGGGTTDIAVISLSGSVVSESIKFAGEIMDQEIIKYVKRKYKFLIGESTAEYLKKEIGKAHRDIETLELEVRGQDLATGMPSSRVINSDDIYEAIEDVLNDIIQKTKNVLEITPPELSADILKNGIYLAGGVAKLRGLAQLFEEKTGVTTNVAEEPQLCVARGAGILLENPELLSKVAVI; encoded by the coding sequence ATGGCAAAACATGATTTAGGAATAGACCTTGGTACAGCAACATTTATAGTATACAAAAAAAATGAAGGAGTTATAATAAATGAACCTTCAGTAGTGGCTGTTGACAAATTAACAAATACCATTACCGGTTTTGGCAGTGAAGTAAAAGCAATGGTTGGTAAAACACCATATGGTATTGAAATAATAAGACCTATGCAGGATGGAGTAATTGCATATCCATCATTAATTGAACAGTTATTAAGATATTTTATAAAACAGGCTAAAACAGGTTTTTTCCCTTCTAAACCAAACCTCGTTATAGGTATTCCAGCACGTACTACAGACGTTGAAAGAAGAGCTGTAAAAGATGCTGCAGAAAAAGTTGGAGCAAACAAAGCTTATCTTGTTTTAGAACCTATTATTGCTGCAATTGGAATTGGATTGGATATTACCAAGCCAAATGGACATTTAATAGTTGATATTGGCGGCGGAACAACCGATATAGCAGTAATCAGTCTTAGCGGTAGCGTTGTTTCGGAATCAATAAAATTCGCAGGAGAAATAATGGATCAGGAAATAATAAAATATGTAAAAAGAAAATACAAATTCTTAATTGGCGAATCCACAGCAGAATATCTAAAAAAAGAAATAGGTAAAGCACACAGAGATATTGAAACACTTGAATTAGAAGTAAGAGGACAGGATCTGGCTACAGGTATGCCATCTTCAAGAGTTATAAACTCCGATGATATATACGAAGCCATAGAAGATGTTTTAAATGATATAATTCAAAAAACAAAAAATGTCTTAGAAATTACTCCTCCAGAATTATCAGCAGATATATTAAAAAATGGAATATATTTAGCAGGTGGTGTTGCCAAATTAAGAGGTTTAGCTCAATTATTTGAAGAAAAAACAGGTGTTACCACAAATGTAGCTGAAGAACCTCAACTATGTGTTGCAAGAGGGGCAGGTATACTACTTGAAAATCCGGAATTATTATCAAAGGTTGCTGTAATTTAA
- a CDS encoding ABC transporter permease, protein MKKHILKISFRNIFRVKKEAFLMILGSMIGMAFIIGSLGINDSFKNYIYKSVELYFGEIDEVLVSKGTMEYSEIKPFLLELEEKNLIDGNIPIVFKLYSVAKKGSIRRLKVSDIYQASVIGMDYNLLKNFGTDKINVPESLLDLKGYNAVLTKKLAQKLKVNVGDEIEIITGSTAANLLFPKIFKVVEIIDSRGVLNYRGLEANNGAGTIFIPLKTIRSFTGIPEGKYHQILISNKGDYIQGNKLTNQVEKIYNEMNIKADFIPVKDNQIRAVDQGGVSYIFLALSLFAIVSGGILIINMYSMLVAERKKELGMLRAIGFKRKEIRLIIFYESLFYTLLSIPFGIFTGIVISEFTFSKVTSLFKSLSNFENIIGEVPLLDAYYISMYSIFIGVIVGVIIPLTITYLYSYSVGRLNIVNAIKDIPENKKEKGIFKYRRIIGNIFALLLFIFALYLKIENFLSLGIKIFSILVASILFITFNLKLIEKFLLNIIKLKGKFVPILKISFSYPMRNSKRTGAIIALYSMVIFIITILTIIPYIHSENLRNSRDALFAGFDGVVVEMPTAIVINKLTKEDLQELPGVKNVGEFYFIRALNNSKQEYALVFGSKEFFLNNKLKIKETIDEFKGLSNEEVWNLVYNNPDYAILPERLIDPKSGYDFELGKEFTGHITSATFGFGKTSSATITYKVIGITSKISESLAMGPILSIKNPYLEKFKKSAVHGFFFSLDNPSYKDSVEQYLKKKNQFYIFVDDIMNLGLKATQGMVDIFNSFLYFGLMVGIIGVSITMMKAVNERKRIIGMLKAIGFTRNMIFMTFFVEATVTIMLGLLIGIFSGTFASYLIYLKLYENTGIAFAVPYSKLLYTTLIFYLISIIAVYSPSKAASKLSPNEAMRAIE, encoded by the coding sequence ATGAAGAAGCATATTCTAAAGATTTCATTTAGAAATATTTTTAGGGTAAAAAAAGAGGCCTTTTTAATGATTTTAGGTTCTATGATAGGTATGGCTTTTATTATTGGGTCTTTGGGAATTAATGATTCATTTAAAAATTATATTTATAAAAGTGTGGAATTATATTTTGGAGAAATAGATGAGGTGTTGGTATCAAAAGGTACAATGGAGTATTCTGAAATAAAGCCATTTCTTTTAGAGCTGGAAGAAAAAAATTTAATTGATGGTAATATTCCCATAGTTTTTAAATTGTATTCTGTTGCTAAAAAGGGGTCTATTCGTAGATTAAAGGTGTCAGATATATATCAGGCAAGTGTTATAGGTATGGATTATAACTTATTAAAAAATTTTGGAACAGATAAAATAAATGTTCCGGAGTCATTATTAGATTTAAAGGGTTATAATGCAGTGCTAACAAAAAAACTTGCTCAAAAGCTGAAGGTGAATGTTGGTGATGAAATAGAAATAATTACCGGATCAACAGCTGCTAATTTGCTGTTTCCTAAAATTTTTAAAGTTGTTGAGATTATAGATTCCAGAGGAGTTTTAAATTATAGAGGACTTGAAGCAAATAATGGAGCAGGTACTATTTTTATTCCTCTTAAAACTATACGTTCCTTTACCGGGATACCTGAAGGAAAGTATCACCAGATACTTATTTCAAATAAAGGAGATTATATTCAGGGGAATAAATTAACAAATCAAGTAGAAAAAATATATAATGAAATGAATATAAAGGCTGATTTTATTCCTGTAAAAGATAACCAGATAAGAGCGGTGGATCAAGGAGGAGTTTCATATATTTTCCTTGCTTTAAGTTTATTTGCTATTGTTTCAGGTGGTATATTAATAATTAATATGTATTCAATGCTTGTTGCAGAGAGAAAGAAAGAACTTGGAATGTTAAGAGCAATTGGATTTAAAAGAAAGGAAATACGTTTAATAATTTTTTATGAAAGTTTATTTTATACGCTTTTGTCAATTCCATTTGGTATTTTTACAGGAATAGTTATTTCGGAATTTACCTTTTCAAAGGTTACATCACTTTTTAAATCGCTTTCTAATTTTGAGAATATAATAGGTGAAGTTCCATTATTAGATGCTTATTATATTTCGATGTATTCTATATTCATTGGTGTTATTGTGGGTGTAATAATCCCATTAACAATAACATATTTGTATTCATATTCTGTTGGAAGATTGAATATAGTAAATGCGATTAAAGATATTCCAGAAAATAAAAAAGAAAAGGGTATATTTAAATATAGACGTATAATAGGAAATATATTTGCTTTACTTTTATTTATATTTGCTCTCTATTTAAAGATAGAAAATTTTCTTTCATTGGGTATAAAGATATTTTCAATTCTTGTAGCTTCAATATTGTTTATCACTTTTAATTTAAAGCTTATAGAAAAGTTCCTTTTAAACATTATAAAATTAAAGGGTAAGTTTGTTCCAATATTAAAGATATCATTTTCCTATCCAATGAGAAATTCAAAAAGAACAGGTGCAATTATTGCATTATATAGTATGGTTATATTTATAATAACAATTTTAACAATAATTCCTTATATTCATTCTGAAAATCTTAGAAACTCTCGTGATGCATTATTTGCAGGTTTTGATGGAGTTGTTGTTGAAATGCCAACAGCAATAGTTATAAATAAATTAACAAAAGAGGATTTACAGGAACTTCCTGGAGTTAAAAATGTAGGTGAATTTTACTTCATACGCGCATTAAATAATTCAAAACAGGAATATGCACTTGTATTTGGTTCAAAGGAATTTTTTCTAAATAATAAACTTAAAATAAAAGAAACAATAGATGAATTTAAGGGATTATCAAATGAAGAGGTCTGGAATTTAGTTTATAATAATCCAGATTATGCAATTTTACCTGAGAGATTAATTGATCCGAAAAGCGGTTATGATTTTGAATTGGGTAAAGAATTTACCGGCCATATAACAAGTGCAACATTTGGTTTTGGAAAGACATCAAGTGCAACAATAACATATAAGGTTATTGGAATTACCTCTAAAATAAGTGAATCATTGGCTATGGGACCAATATTGAGTATTAAAAATCCATATCTTGAAAAGTTCAAAAAATCTGCTGTACATGGATTTTTCTTTTCTTTAGACAATCCATCATATAAAGATTCTGTGGAACAATATTTAAAAAAGAAAAATCAATTTTATATATTTGTTGATGATATAATGAATCTTGGATTAAAGGCAACTCAGGGTATGGTAGATATATTTAATTCATTTTTGTATTTTGGGTTAATGGTTGGAATTATTGGTGTTTCAATAACCATGATGAAAGCGGTAAATGAAAGAAAAAGGATTATAGGTATGCTAAAAGCTATAGGATTTACCAGAAATATGATATTTATGACCTTTTTTGTGGAAGCTACAGTAACTATAATGTTAGGGCTTTTAATTGGAATATTTTCAGGAACATTTGCAAGTTATCTTATATACTTAAAACTTTATGAAAATACAGGAATTGCATTTGCTGTGCCATATTCAAAATTACTTTATACAACGCTGATATTCTATTTAATTTCAATAATAGCAGTATATTCTCCTTCAAAGGCAGCATCGAAACTATCTCCAAATGAAGCCATGAGAGCTATTGAATAA
- a CDS encoding Glu/Leu/Phe/Val family dehydrogenase, with protein sequence MSLFDNALKQFDKACKVMDLDPDLQAVLSKPKRELTVNFPVKMDDGSIRVFTGHRVQHNIARGPAKGGIRYHQDVTLDEVRALAFWMTWKAAVVDIPYGGGKGGVTVNPKELSDGELERLSRRFFSEIQVIIGEDRDIPAPDVNTNPQIMAWYMDTYSMNVGHSVLGIVTGKPLDIGGSMGRTEATGRGVRVCVEEAVEYMREKGKINKKNDQLTVAIHGFGNVGSYAALLTAEELGMKVVAFSDSSTGVYKEDGFTPAEIKDIMDYISARKARLDDYEGEVNFKKISNDELLTLDVDILIPAAIENVITEKNAKDVKAKLIVEGANGPITPEADEILNEKGVLIVPDFLANSGGVTVSYFEWVQGLQHYFWELEDVREALHKKMKNAFWSTIRTMEKYNTDMRSAAYVIAIERVATATKLRGIYP encoded by the coding sequence ATGAGCTTATTTGATAATGCATTGAAACAATTTGATAAAGCATGTAAAGTAATGGATTTAGACCCAGATTTACAGGCAGTACTTTCAAAACCAAAAAGGGAATTAACAGTTAACTTCCCGGTTAAAATGGACGACGGTTCAATAAGAGTATTTACAGGACACAGGGTACAGCACAACATCGCAAGAGGACCTGCTAAAGGTGGAATTAGATATCACCAGGATGTAACTCTTGATGAAGTTAGAGCTTTAGCATTCTGGATGACATGGAAAGCTGCAGTTGTTGATATTCCTTACGGTGGAGGTAAAGGTGGAGTTACAGTAAATCCTAAGGAATTATCAGACGGTGAATTAGAAAGATTATCAAGAAGATTCTTCTCAGAAATTCAGGTTATAATTGGAGAAGACAGAGATATTCCAGCTCCAGACGTAAACACAAATCCACAAATAATGGCTTGGTACATGGACACATACTCAATGAATGTTGGCCATTCAGTTCTTGGTATTGTTACAGGAAAACCACTTGATATTGGTGGTTCAATGGGTAGAACTGAAGCAACAGGTAGAGGTGTTAGAGTATGTGTTGAAGAAGCTGTAGAATACATGAGAGAAAAAGGAAAAATCAACAAGAAAAATGATCAATTAACAGTTGCTATTCACGGTTTTGGTAACGTTGGTTCATACGCTGCATTATTAACAGCTGAAGAATTAGGAATGAAAGTTGTTGCATTTAGTGACTCTTCAACAGGTGTTTACAAAGAAGATGGATTCACACCTGCAGAAATAAAAGATATTATGGATTACATCTCAGCAAGAAAAGCAAGATTAGATGATTACGAAGGAGAAGTAAACTTCAAAAAGATATCAAATGACGAATTATTAACTTTAGATGTTGATATTTTAATCCCAGCTGCAATTGAAAATGTAATCACAGAAAAGAATGCAAAAGATGTAAAAGCAAAATTAATCGTTGAAGGTGCTAACGGACCTATCACACCAGAAGCAGATGAAATATTAAACGAAAAAGGCGTATTAATTGTTCCTGACTTCCTTGCAAACTCAGGAGGAGTTACAGTATCATACTTTGAATGGGTACAGGGATTACAACACTACTTCTGGGAATTAGAAGATGTTAGAGAAGCATTACACAAAAAGATGAAAAATGCATTCTGGTCAACAATTAGAACAATGGAAAAATACAATACAGATATGAGATCAGCTGCATATGTAATTGCTATTGAAAGAGTAGCTACAGCTACAAAATTAAGAGGAATTTATCCATGA
- the ackA gene encoding acetate kinase, which yields MKVLVINSGSSSIKYQLLDMNTEEVLSKGLVERIGINGSRIVHRINGEKHILEEEIPDHEVGLKRVLELLTSEKYGVLKDLKEIDAVGHRVVHGGERFASSVKITDEVLKTIEALSFLAPLHNPANIMGIKSAMKLLPGVPQVGVFDTAFHQKMPAKAYLYAIPYEYYEKYKIRRYGFHGTSHRYVSKRAAEILGKPYNELKIITVHVGNGASVAAVNKGVSVDTSMGFTPLEGLVMGTRSGDIDPAIVEFLEKEEGLSAKEVVNILNKKSGVLGLTKGFSSDMRDIEDNAIEGDPVCRLAFDVYEYRIAKYIGAYAAAMNGVDAIVFTAGVGENSPIMREEIIENYLGYLGITIDKEANNIRGEEKIISTPDSKVVAMVVPTNEELMIARDTKEIIEKGLDELKL from the coding sequence ATGAAAGTATTGGTTATAAACTCAGGTAGTTCATCTATTAAGTATCAGCTTCTTGACATGAACACAGAAGAAGTATTATCAAAAGGTTTAGTAGAAAGAATAGGTATAAACGGGTCAAGAATCGTTCATAGGATCAATGGAGAAAAGCACATTTTGGAAGAAGAAATTCCAGATCATGAAGTTGGATTAAAAAGAGTTTTAGAATTATTAACTTCTGAAAAATACGGTGTTTTAAAGGATTTAAAAGAAATAGATGCTGTTGGTCATAGGGTAGTTCACGGTGGAGAAAGATTTGCATCTTCAGTAAAAATAACAGATGAAGTTTTAAAGACTATAGAAGCTTTATCTTTCTTAGCTCCTTTACACAATCCAGCAAATATTATGGGTATAAAATCTGCAATGAAATTATTACCAGGAGTTCCACAGGTAGGAGTATTTGATACAGCATTCCATCAAAAAATGCCAGCAAAAGCTTATTTATACGCTATTCCTTATGAATATTATGAAAAATATAAAATTAGAAGATATGGTTTCCATGGAACAAGTCATAGATATGTATCCAAAAGAGCTGCAGAAATTCTTGGAAAGCCATATAATGAATTGAAGATTATAACTGTACACGTTGGAAATGGTGCTTCAGTTGCAGCTGTAAATAAGGGTGTTTCTGTAGATACATCAATGGGTTTCACTCCGTTAGAAGGTCTTGTTATGGGAACAAGAAGTGGAGATATCGATCCAGCTATTGTTGAATTTTTAGAAAAAGAAGAAGGTTTAAGTGCCAAAGAAGTTGTTAATATCTTAAATAAGAAGAGCGGTGTTTTAGGATTAACAAAAGGATTTAGCAGTGATATGAGAGATATTGAAGATAATGCAATTGAAGGAGATCCTGTATGTAGATTGGCTTTTGATGTTTATGAATATAGAATTGCAAAGTATATTGGTGCATATGCTGCAGCAATGAATGGAGTAGACGCAATTGTATTTACAGCTGGTGTAGGTGAAAATTCACCTATTATGAGAGAAGAAATTATCGAGAATTATCTTGGTTATCTTGGAATTACTATAGATAAGGAAGCTAATAATATAAGAGGAGAAGAAAAGATTATTTCAACTCCAGATTCAAAGGTTGTTGCTATGGTTGTTCCAACAAATGAAGAATTAATGATTGCAAGAGATACAAAAGAAATTATTGAAAAAGGATTAGATGAATTAAAATTATAA
- a CDS encoding ABC transporter ATP-binding protein, with protein MIKVHGLKKYYGKNRGIEKVDFEIKEGEILGLIGPNGAGKTTTIRILTGFLTPDSGEAFIEDKKVPFEIDKIKENLGYIPGEVNFYGDMRVKEFLEFNRSFYKNIDINYEKEIIETLNIDVNKKIKNLSLGNKKKIAILQALVHKPKYLILDEPTSGLDPLIQQRFYSLIKKHKENGAVILFSSHILSEVEKLCDRFTMIKDGTVIKSGTIEGLKDISKKIITVWDIKLDDNLKRFKYEKQNSEKINFYVKTVELKDFLKVLLNYDFKDMEIKNPDLEDIFLDFYGE; from the coding sequence ATGATTAAGGTCCATGGACTTAAAAAGTATTATGGAAAAAATAGAGGTATTGAAAAGGTTGATTTTGAAATTAAAGAAGGGGAAATATTGGGACTTATAGGGCCAAACGGTGCAGGTAAAACAACAACAATAAGAATTCTAACAGGATTTTTAACCCCGGACAGCGGAGAAGCTTTTATTGAAGATAAGAAAGTTCCCTTTGAGATTGATAAAATAAAAGAGAACTTAGGTTATATTCCTGGTGAGGTAAATTTTTATGGCGATATGAGGGTAAAGGAATTTCTTGAATTTAATAGATCATTTTATAAAAACATTGATATTAATTATGAAAAAGAAATAATAGAAACACTGAATATAGATGTAAACAAAAAAATTAAAAACCTTTCACTTGGTAATAAGAAAAAGATAGCGATTTTACAGGCTCTTGTGCATAAACCGAAATATTTAATTCTTGATGAACCAACCAGCGGATTGGACCCGCTTATCCAGCAGAGATTTTATTCTTTAATAAAAAAACATAAAGAAAATGGTGCTGTTATTCTCTTTTCATCTCATATTTTATCTGAAGTGGAAAAACTATGCGACAGATTTACAATGATAAAGGATGGAACGGTTATAAAATCGGGAACAATAGAAGGATTAAAGGATATTTCGAAGAAAATAATAACTGTTTGGGATATAAAATTAGATGATAATTTGAAAAGATTTAAATATGAAAAGCAAAACAGTGAAAAAATTAATTTTTATGTAAAAACAGTGGAGCTTAAGGACTTTTTAAAAGTGCTTTTAAATTATGATTTTAAAGATATGGAAATTAAGAATCCGGATCTTGAAGATATATTCCTTGATTTTTACGGGGAGTGA